In the genome of Lagopus muta isolate bLagMut1 chromosome 21, bLagMut1 primary, whole genome shotgun sequence, one region contains:
- the SLC25A34 gene encoding solute carrier family 25 member 34: protein MAAGTGALGPFPAAALHDFPYSPQTAAPVSHGPAAGGVPPAADLVLGAAAGCMACVLTNPLEVVKTRLQLQGELRAPGTYPRPYRGVLRAVGAVCRADGLRGLQKGLAAGLLYQGLMNGVRFYCYSCALDAGWTGWPGGTVVAGAVAGAVGAFVGSPAYLVKTHLQAQTLSAMAVGHQHNHESISDAFGSIYRQHGVAGLWRGVSGAVPRVAVGSAAQLATFTSAKDWVCQHQWFGEGSWAAVLAGGMVSGVAVAVTMTPFDVVSTRLYNQPVEADGTGKLYRGFLDCFAQISSKEGLLGLYKGIGAVYLRLGPHTVLSLFFWDELRRMVRPQPPPGP, encoded by the exons ATGGCGGCGGGCACCGGGGCCCTCGGGCCCTTCCCCGCCGCCGCGCTGCACGATTTCCCCTACTCCCCCCAAACCGCGGCCCCCGTCTCCCACGGCCCCGCGGCGGGGGGGGTTCCTCCGGCCGCCGATTTGGTGCTGGGAGCCGCGGCCGGCTGCATGGCCTGCGTGCTCACCAACCCGCTGGAGGTGGTCAAGACgcggctgcagctgcagggcgAGCTGCGGGCTCCCGGCACCTATCCCCGGCCGTACCGCGGCGTGCTGCGGGCTGTGGGAGCCGTTTGCCGTGCCGACGGGCTGCGGGGGCTGCAGAAGGGGCTGGCGGCGGGGCTGCTGTACCAGGGGCTGATGAACGGCGTCCGCTTCTATTGCTACTCCTGCGCGCTGGACGCCGGCTGGACCGGGTGGCCCGGGGGCACCGTGGTGGCCGGGGCGGTGGCCGGGGCGGTGGGAGCCTTCGTGGGCAGCCCCGCGTACCTG gtcaAAACCCACCTCCAAGCCCAGACGCTGTCAGCCATGGCCGTGGGCCACCAGCACAACCACGAG agcatCTCGGACGCCTTCGGGAGCATCTACCGGCAGCACGGCGTGGCAGGGCTGTGGCGTGGGGTGTCGGGCGCGGTGCCACGCGTGGCCGTGGGCTCGGCTGCACAGCTCGCCACCTTCACCTCTGCCAAGGACTGGGTCTGCCAGCACCAG TGGTTcggggagggcagctgggcagCGGTGCTGGCGGGCGGCATGGTGAGCGGCGTGGCCGTGGCGGTGACGATGACGCCGTTTGACGTGGTCAGCACTCGGCTCTACAACCAGCCCGTGGAGGCTGACGGCACG GGCAAGCTGTACCGCGGCTTCCTGGACTGCTTTGCGCAAATCTCCAGCAaggaggggctgctggggctctACAAGGGCATCGGCGCCGTCTACCTGCGCCTGGGCCCCCACACCGtgctcagccttttcttctggGATGAGCTCAGGAGGATGGTGCGGCCGCAGCCCCCCCCGGGGCCGTAG
- the TMEM82 gene encoding transmembrane protein 82 isoform X5, whose amino-acid sequence MLSLGSWLPAWPGLAWGWALLDAVLRGLVGACATSVLCSLLRVYLYIQCLNDPARQDLRVALGARRLVLEPLHVLVLTAILALVGSRVAALVVLEFSLRAISTLLSLSKGAHSIQLLVLCQFSLGCGLSCGLSFLLEEAPHGTCNLVLAAGLAGLLAVHARRLALHTCTLYELHSRARYCGVCMLLLTSGHGVPRLLRKALIVAFVVADLAAVALINRDFLSTAEAVRFWTPLTICYTLLVVYMQEEQRSGTGTQAAYQTVLVRMGGLFILLFTVGRWTDLLHIFLSLLGELWCLLHTGVLLEACRQWGFSSQHRPTSGSS is encoded by the exons ATGCTGTCCCTGGGGTCCTGGCTGCCCGCGTGGCCGGGGCTGGCGTGGGGCTGGGCGCTGCTGGACGCGGTGCTGCGAG GGCTGGTGGGGGCCTGCGCCACCTCggtgctctgcagcctgctgaggGTTTATCTCTACATCCAGTGCCTGAA CGACCCGGCGCGGCAGGACCTGCGGGTGGCCCTCGGGGCGCGGCGGTTGGTGCTGGAGCCGCTGCACGTGCTGGTGCTGACGGCCATCCTGGCGCTGGTGGGCTCCCGCGTGGCCGCGCTGGTGGTGCTGGAATTCTCCCTGCGCGCCATCTCCACGCTCCTCTCCCTCAGCAAG GGCGCCCACAGCATCCAGCTGCTCGTGCTGTGCCAGTTCTCGCTGGGCTGCGGGCTGTCCTGCGGCCTCAGCTTCCTGCTGGAGGAAGCTCCCCATGGGACCTGCAACCTGGTGCTGGCGGCGGGGCTGGCGGGGCTGCTGGCCGTGCACGCCCGCCGCTTGGCTCTACACACCTGCACGCTGTATGAGCTGCACAGCCGAGCGCGGTACTGCGGCgtctgcatgctgctgctcaccTCTGGGCACGGCGTGCCCCGGCTGCTGCGCAAGGCTCTGATTGTCGCCTTCGTCGTGGCTGACCTGGCCGCCGTCGCGCTCATCAATCGTGATTTCCTCTCGACGGCGGAGGCCGTCCGCTTCTGGACGCCGCTCACTATTTGCTACACGCTGCTCGTCGTTTACATGCAAG AGGAGCAGCGGTCAGGCACGGGCACGCAGGCAGCCTACCAGACGGTGCTGGTGCGCATGGGAGGCctcttcatcctcctcttcaCCGTGGGCCGCTGGACAGACCTGCTCCACATCTTCCTCTCGCTGCTGGGCGAGCTCTGGTGCCTGCTCCACACCGGTGTCCTGCTGGAAGCTTGCCGGCAGTGG GGTTTCTCCTCGCAGCATCGACCAACGTCAGGATCGTCCTGA
- the TMEM82 gene encoding transmembrane protein 82 isoform X4, with the protein MLSLGSWLPAWPGLAWGWALLDAVLRGEATGTWGCWGHWGHGDTALLLPAGLVGACATSVLCSLLRVYLYIQCLNDPARQDLRVALGARRLVLEPLHVLVLTAILALVGSRVAALVVLEFSLRAISTLLSLSKGAHSIQLLVLCQFSLGCGLSCGLSFLLEEAPHGTCNLVLAAGLAGLLAVHARRLALHTCTLYELHSRARYCGVCMLLLTSGHGVPRLLRKALIVAFVVADLAAVALINRDFLSTAEAVRFWTPLTICYTLLVVYMQEEQRSGTGTQAAYQTVLVRMGGLFILLFTVGRWTDLLHIFLSLLGELWCLLHTGVLLEACRQWGFSSQHRPTSGSS; encoded by the exons ATGCTGTCCCTGGGGTCCTGGCTGCCCGCGTGGCCGGGGCTGGCGTGGGGCTGGGCGCTGCTGGACGCGGTGCTGCGAGGTGAGGCCACGGGGACGTGGGGATgttggggacactggggacacgGTGACACGGCACTGCTTCTTCCTGCAGGGCTGGTGGGGGCCTGCGCCACCTCggtgctctgcagcctgctgaggGTTTATCTCTACATCCAGTGCCTGAA CGACCCGGCGCGGCAGGACCTGCGGGTGGCCCTCGGGGCGCGGCGGTTGGTGCTGGAGCCGCTGCACGTGCTGGTGCTGACGGCCATCCTGGCGCTGGTGGGCTCCCGCGTGGCCGCGCTGGTGGTGCTGGAATTCTCCCTGCGCGCCATCTCCACGCTCCTCTCCCTCAGCAAG GGCGCCCACAGCATCCAGCTGCTCGTGCTGTGCCAGTTCTCGCTGGGCTGCGGGCTGTCCTGCGGCCTCAGCTTCCTGCTGGAGGAAGCTCCCCATGGGACCTGCAACCTGGTGCTGGCGGCGGGGCTGGCGGGGCTGCTGGCCGTGCACGCCCGCCGCTTGGCTCTACACACCTGCACGCTGTATGAGCTGCACAGCCGAGCGCGGTACTGCGGCgtctgcatgctgctgctcaccTCTGGGCACGGCGTGCCCCGGCTGCTGCGCAAGGCTCTGATTGTCGCCTTCGTCGTGGCTGACCTGGCCGCCGTCGCGCTCATCAATCGTGATTTCCTCTCGACGGCGGAGGCCGTCCGCTTCTGGACGCCGCTCACTATTTGCTACACGCTGCTCGTCGTTTACATGCAAG AGGAGCAGCGGTCAGGCACGGGCACGCAGGCAGCCTACCAGACGGTGCTGGTGCGCATGGGAGGCctcttcatcctcctcttcaCCGTGGGCCGCTGGACAGACCTGCTCCACATCTTCCTCTCGCTGCTGGGCGAGCTCTGGTGCCTGCTCCACACCGGTGTCCTGCTGGAAGCTTGCCGGCAGTGG GGTTTCTCCTCGCAGCATCGACCAACGTCAGGATCGTCCTGA
- the TMEM82 gene encoding transmembrane protein 82 isoform X2, whose protein sequence is MLSLGSWLPAWPGLAWGWALLDAVLRGLVGACATSVLCSLLRVYLYIQCLNDPARQDLRVALGARRLVLEPLHVLVLTAILALVGSRVAALVVLEFSLRAISTLLSLSKRWCFATPMLRTRDAAWRKARMAARRCMAWQWCVALHGTWCCDSASPCCFAPPPDAAPDGSVPLPQGAHSIQLLVLCQFSLGCGLSCGLSFLLEEAPHGTCNLVLAAGLAGLLAVHARRLALHTCTLYELHSRARYCGVCMLLLTSGHGVPRLLRKALIVAFVVADLAAVALINRDFLSTAEAVRFWTPLTICYTLLVVYMQEEQRSGTGTQAAYQTVLVRMGGLFILLFTVGRWTDLLHIFLSLLGELWCLLHTGVLLEACRQWGFSSQHRPTSGSS, encoded by the exons ATGCTGTCCCTGGGGTCCTGGCTGCCCGCGTGGCCGGGGCTGGCGTGGGGCTGGGCGCTGCTGGACGCGGTGCTGCGAG GGCTGGTGGGGGCCTGCGCCACCTCggtgctctgcagcctgctgaggGTTTATCTCTACATCCAGTGCCTGAA CGACCCGGCGCGGCAGGACCTGCGGGTGGCCCTCGGGGCGCGGCGGTTGGTGCTGGAGCCGCTGCACGTGCTGGTGCTGACGGCCATCCTGGCGCTGGTGGGCTCCCGCGTGGCCGCGCTGGTGGTGCTGGAATTCTCCCTGCGCGCCATCTCCACGCTCCTCTCCCTCAGCAAG CGTTGGTGCTTTGCAACACCCATGCTGAGGACAAGAGATGCAGCATGGAGGAAAGCGCGCATGGCGGCACGGCGGTGCATGGCTTGGCAGTGGTGTGTGGCTTTGCATGGTACGTGGTGTTGCGACAGCGCATCGCCTTGCTGCTTTGCACCCCCTCCTGATGCAGCTCCTGACGGCTCCGTCCCGCTCCCGCAGGGCGCCCACAGCATCCAGCTGCTCGTGCTGTGCCAGTTCTCGCTGGGCTGCGGGCTGTCCTGCGGCCTCAGCTTCCTGCTGGAGGAAGCTCCCCATGGGACCTGCAACCTGGTGCTGGCGGCGGGGCTGGCGGGGCTGCTGGCCGTGCACGCCCGCCGCTTGGCTCTACACACCTGCACGCTGTATGAGCTGCACAGCCGAGCGCGGTACTGCGGCgtctgcatgctgctgctcaccTCTGGGCACGGCGTGCCCCGGCTGCTGCGCAAGGCTCTGATTGTCGCCTTCGTCGTGGCTGACCTGGCCGCCGTCGCGCTCATCAATCGTGATTTCCTCTCGACGGCGGAGGCCGTCCGCTTCTGGACGCCGCTCACTATTTGCTACACGCTGCTCGTCGTTTACATGCAAG AGGAGCAGCGGTCAGGCACGGGCACGCAGGCAGCCTACCAGACGGTGCTGGTGCGCATGGGAGGCctcttcatcctcctcttcaCCGTGGGCCGCTGGACAGACCTGCTCCACATCTTCCTCTCGCTGCTGGGCGAGCTCTGGTGCCTGCTCCACACCGGTGTCCTGCTGGAAGCTTGCCGGCAGTGG GGTTTCTCCTCGCAGCATCGACCAACGTCAGGATCGTCCTGA
- the TMEM82 gene encoding transmembrane protein 82 isoform X1, which produces MLSLGSWLPAWPGLAWGWALLDAVLRGEATGTWGCWGHWGHGDTALLLPAGLVGACATSVLCSLLRVYLYIQCLNDPARQDLRVALGARRLVLEPLHVLVLTAILALVGSRVAALVVLEFSLRAISTLLSLSKRWCFATPMLRTRDAAWRKARMAARRCMAWQWCVALHGTWCCDSASPCCFAPPPDAAPDGSVPLPQGAHSIQLLVLCQFSLGCGLSCGLSFLLEEAPHGTCNLVLAAGLAGLLAVHARRLALHTCTLYELHSRARYCGVCMLLLTSGHGVPRLLRKALIVAFVVADLAAVALINRDFLSTAEAVRFWTPLTICYTLLVVYMQEEQRSGTGTQAAYQTVLVRMGGLFILLFTVGRWTDLLHIFLSLLGELWCLLHTGVLLEACRQWGFSSQHRPTSGSS; this is translated from the exons ATGCTGTCCCTGGGGTCCTGGCTGCCCGCGTGGCCGGGGCTGGCGTGGGGCTGGGCGCTGCTGGACGCGGTGCTGCGAGGTGAGGCCACGGGGACGTGGGGATgttggggacactggggacacgGTGACACGGCACTGCTTCTTCCTGCAGGGCTGGTGGGGGCCTGCGCCACCTCggtgctctgcagcctgctgaggGTTTATCTCTACATCCAGTGCCTGAA CGACCCGGCGCGGCAGGACCTGCGGGTGGCCCTCGGGGCGCGGCGGTTGGTGCTGGAGCCGCTGCACGTGCTGGTGCTGACGGCCATCCTGGCGCTGGTGGGCTCCCGCGTGGCCGCGCTGGTGGTGCTGGAATTCTCCCTGCGCGCCATCTCCACGCTCCTCTCCCTCAGCAAG CGTTGGTGCTTTGCAACACCCATGCTGAGGACAAGAGATGCAGCATGGAGGAAAGCGCGCATGGCGGCACGGCGGTGCATGGCTTGGCAGTGGTGTGTGGCTTTGCATGGTACGTGGTGTTGCGACAGCGCATCGCCTTGCTGCTTTGCACCCCCTCCTGATGCAGCTCCTGACGGCTCCGTCCCGCTCCCGCAGGGCGCCCACAGCATCCAGCTGCTCGTGCTGTGCCAGTTCTCGCTGGGCTGCGGGCTGTCCTGCGGCCTCAGCTTCCTGCTGGAGGAAGCTCCCCATGGGACCTGCAACCTGGTGCTGGCGGCGGGGCTGGCGGGGCTGCTGGCCGTGCACGCCCGCCGCTTGGCTCTACACACCTGCACGCTGTATGAGCTGCACAGCCGAGCGCGGTACTGCGGCgtctgcatgctgctgctcaccTCTGGGCACGGCGTGCCCCGGCTGCTGCGCAAGGCTCTGATTGTCGCCTTCGTCGTGGCTGACCTGGCCGCCGTCGCGCTCATCAATCGTGATTTCCTCTCGACGGCGGAGGCCGTCCGCTTCTGGACGCCGCTCACTATTTGCTACACGCTGCTCGTCGTTTACATGCAAG AGGAGCAGCGGTCAGGCACGGGCACGCAGGCAGCCTACCAGACGGTGCTGGTGCGCATGGGAGGCctcttcatcctcctcttcaCCGTGGGCCGCTGGACAGACCTGCTCCACATCTTCCTCTCGCTGCTGGGCGAGCTCTGGTGCCTGCTCCACACCGGTGTCCTGCTGGAAGCTTGCCGGCAGTGG GGTTTCTCCTCGCAGCATCGACCAACGTCAGGATCGTCCTGA
- the TMEM82 gene encoding transmembrane protein 82 isoform X3, which produces MLSLGSWLPAWPGLAWGWALLDAVLRGEATGTWGCWGHWGHGDTALLLPAGLVGACATSVLCSLLRVYLYIQCLNDPARQDLRVALGARRLVLEPLHVLVLTAILALVGSRVAALVVLEFSLRAISTLLSLSKRWCFATPMLRTRDAAWRKARMAARRCMAWQWCVALHGTWCCDSASPCCFAPPPDAAPDGSVPLPQGAHSIQLLVLCQFSLGCGLSCGLSFLLEEAPHGTCNLVLAAGLAGLLAVHARRLALHTCTLYELHSRARYCGVCMLLLTSGHGVPRLLRKALIVAFVVADLAAVALINRDFLSTAEAVRFWTPLTICYTLLVVYMQDSGDDSAVMSFGSPKF; this is translated from the exons ATGCTGTCCCTGGGGTCCTGGCTGCCCGCGTGGCCGGGGCTGGCGTGGGGCTGGGCGCTGCTGGACGCGGTGCTGCGAGGTGAGGCCACGGGGACGTGGGGATgttggggacactggggacacgGTGACACGGCACTGCTTCTTCCTGCAGGGCTGGTGGGGGCCTGCGCCACCTCggtgctctgcagcctgctgaggGTTTATCTCTACATCCAGTGCCTGAA CGACCCGGCGCGGCAGGACCTGCGGGTGGCCCTCGGGGCGCGGCGGTTGGTGCTGGAGCCGCTGCACGTGCTGGTGCTGACGGCCATCCTGGCGCTGGTGGGCTCCCGCGTGGCCGCGCTGGTGGTGCTGGAATTCTCCCTGCGCGCCATCTCCACGCTCCTCTCCCTCAGCAAG CGTTGGTGCTTTGCAACACCCATGCTGAGGACAAGAGATGCAGCATGGAGGAAAGCGCGCATGGCGGCACGGCGGTGCATGGCTTGGCAGTGGTGTGTGGCTTTGCATGGTACGTGGTGTTGCGACAGCGCATCGCCTTGCTGCTTTGCACCCCCTCCTGATGCAGCTCCTGACGGCTCCGTCCCGCTCCCGCAGGGCGCCCACAGCATCCAGCTGCTCGTGCTGTGCCAGTTCTCGCTGGGCTGCGGGCTGTCCTGCGGCCTCAGCTTCCTGCTGGAGGAAGCTCCCCATGGGACCTGCAACCTGGTGCTGGCGGCGGGGCTGGCGGGGCTGCTGGCCGTGCACGCCCGCCGCTTGGCTCTACACACCTGCACGCTGTATGAGCTGCACAGCCGAGCGCGGTACTGCGGCgtctgcatgctgctgctcaccTCTGGGCACGGCGTGCCCCGGCTGCTGCGCAAGGCTCTGATTGTCGCCTTCGTCGTGGCTGACCTGGCCGCCGTCGCGCTCATCAATCGTGATTTCCTCTCGACGGCGGAGGCCGTCCGCTTCTGGACGCCGCTCACTATTTGCTACACGCTGCTCGTCGTTTACATGCAAG ATTCTGGGGATGACTCGGCTGTGATGTCGTTCGGTTCCCCCAAGTTTTGA
- the TMEM82 gene encoding transmembrane protein 82 isoform X6: MLRTRDAAWRKARMAARRCMAWQWCVALHGTWCCDSASPCCFAPPPDAAPDGSVPLPQGAHSIQLLVLCQFSLGCGLSCGLSFLLEEAPHGTCNLVLAAGLAGLLAVHARRLALHTCTLYELHSRARYCGVCMLLLTSGHGVPRLLRKALIVAFVVADLAAVALINRDFLSTAEAVRFWTPLTICYTLLVVYMQEEQRSGTGTQAAYQTVLVRMGGLFILLFTVGRWTDLLHIFLSLLGELWCLLHTGVLLEACRQWGFSSQHRPTSGSS; the protein is encoded by the exons ATGCTGAGGACAAGAGATGCAGCATGGAGGAAAGCGCGCATGGCGGCACGGCGGTGCATGGCTTGGCAGTGGTGTGTGGCTTTGCATGGTACGTGGTGTTGCGACAGCGCATCGCCTTGCTGCTTTGCACCCCCTCCTGATGCAGCTCCTGACGGCTCCGTCCCGCTCCCGCAGGGCGCCCACAGCATCCAGCTGCTCGTGCTGTGCCAGTTCTCGCTGGGCTGCGGGCTGTCCTGCGGCCTCAGCTTCCTGCTGGAGGAAGCTCCCCATGGGACCTGCAACCTGGTGCTGGCGGCGGGGCTGGCGGGGCTGCTGGCCGTGCACGCCCGCCGCTTGGCTCTACACACCTGCACGCTGTATGAGCTGCACAGCCGAGCGCGGTACTGCGGCgtctgcatgctgctgctcaccTCTGGGCACGGCGTGCCCCGGCTGCTGCGCAAGGCTCTGATTGTCGCCTTCGTCGTGGCTGACCTGGCCGCCGTCGCGCTCATCAATCGTGATTTCCTCTCGACGGCGGAGGCCGTCCGCTTCTGGACGCCGCTCACTATTTGCTACACGCTGCTCGTCGTTTACATGCAAG AGGAGCAGCGGTCAGGCACGGGCACGCAGGCAGCCTACCAGACGGTGCTGGTGCGCATGGGAGGCctcttcatcctcctcttcaCCGTGGGCCGCTGGACAGACCTGCTCCACATCTTCCTCTCGCTGCTGGGCGAGCTCTGGTGCCTGCTCCACACCGGTGTCCTGCTGGAAGCTTGCCGGCAGTGG GGTTTCTCCTCGCAGCATCGACCAACGTCAGGATCGTCCTGA
- the FBLIM1 gene encoding filamin-binding LIM protein 1 isoform X1 produces MPGTKWGIWEAAHAARSQVLSRCPHRTRHEAVYCCDLGRGCPFLIAYPGRGRGGGLRLKDSGSHRHTALLGRWHIPFCFLLFCFFLIFSSPKPQPTSSPSAVSAMLPRKAEKRMTSSVFITLASPRREAAPSEQPHTGLSPAVPEGSPRPPTTPALPNGESCPHSPAVPSSPLALILSEEPQPLSTEALAPALQQLDLAAPTTAQAPFAFPAELRPLQVCQGQADKLQWQDANGHGERNGSRDICAFCHKAVGPQEPTVEAMRKQYHADCFTCRTCQRRLAGQRYYQRDGRPICDACYQATLEKCAKCQGLITERIVRALGKGFHPGCFACAACGRAIGAESFAVDEQGKVYCVADFYRKFAPVCGACKCPIIPDEDTYKIECLGRSFHESCYRCESCGTPLSPEPTEDGCYPLGHHLLCRACHICRRNESSC; encoded by the exons ATGCCTGGGACAAAGTGGGGGATTTGGGAAGCTGCGCACGCTGCCCGCAGCCAGGTGCTCTCCAGGTGCCCTCACCGCACCAGGCACGAGGCTGTTTATTGCTGTGACCTGGGGCGGGGATGCCCGTTCCTTATTGCCTATccaggaaggggaagaggaggcgGGTTGAGGCTGAAGGACAGCGGCAGCCACAGGCACACCGCACTGCTGGGGCGCTGGCacattcctttctgctttcttcttttttgttttttccttattttttcttccccgAAACCCCAGCCCACGTCCAGCCCCTCTGCCGTTTCTGCGATGCTGCCcaggaaggcagagaaaaggATGACTTcatctgtcttcatcaccctgGCGTCCCCACGGAGGGAGGCGGCCCCCAGCGAGCAGCCCCACACAGGGCTGTCACCAGCTGTCCCCGAGGGCAGCCCTCGCCCCCCGACGACCCCAGCGCTGCCCAATGGAG AATCCTGCCCTCACTCCCCAGCAGTGCCTTCATCCCCACTGGCTCTCATCCTCTCCGAAGAGCCCCAGCCCCTCTCCACGGAGGCActggctccagctctgcagcagctggaccTTGCAGCACCCACCACGGCGCAG GCTCCTTTTGCCTTCCCTGCTGAACTGAGGCCTCTCCAAGTTTGCCAGGGACAAGCAGACAAGCTGCAGTGGCAGGATGCAAATGGGCACGGGGAGAGGAACGGCTCCCGAG ACATCTGCGCCTTCTGCCACAAAGCCGTGGGCCCACAGGAGCCAACGGTGGAGGCGATGCGGAAGCAGTACCACGCTGACTGCTTCACCTGCCGGACCTGCCAGCGACGCCTGGCCGGCCAGCGCTACTATCAGAGGGATGGCCGCCCCATCTGCGATGCCTGCTACCAG GCCACACTGGAGAAATGTGCCAAGTGCCAGGGGCTGATCACTGAGCGCATTGTGCGTGCCCTGGGCAAAGGCTTCCACCCCGGCTGCTTCGCCTGTGCTGCCTGCGGCCGGGCCATCGGTGCTGAGAGCTTTGCGGTGGACGAGCAGGGCAAGGTGTACTGCGTGGCTGACTTCTACAG GAAATTCGCCCCGGTGTGCGGTGCCTGCAAGTGCCCCATCATCCCTGATGAGGACACCTACAAGATCGAGTGCCTGGGACGGAGCTTCCACGAGAGCTGCTACCGCTGTGAG agctgtgggacgCCGCTGTCGCCGGAGCCGACGGAGGACGGGTGTTACCCGCTGGGCCACcacctgctctgcagagcctgcCACATCTGCCGGCGGAACGAGTCGTCCTGCTGA
- the FBLIM1 gene encoding filamin-binding LIM protein 1 isoform X2 → MLPRKAEKRMTSSVFITLASPRREAAPSEQPHTGLSPAVPEGSPRPPTTPALPNGESCPHSPAVPSSPLALILSEEPQPLSTEALAPALQQLDLAAPTTAQAPFAFPAELRPLQVCQGQADKLQWQDANGHGERNGSRDICAFCHKAVGPQEPTVEAMRKQYHADCFTCRTCQRRLAGQRYYQRDGRPICDACYQATLEKCAKCQGLITERIVRALGKGFHPGCFACAACGRAIGAESFAVDEQGKVYCVADFYRKFAPVCGACKCPIIPDEDTYKIECLGRSFHESCYRCESCGTPLSPEPTEDGCYPLGHHLLCRACHICRRNESSC, encoded by the exons ATGCTGCCcaggaaggcagagaaaaggATGACTTcatctgtcttcatcaccctgGCGTCCCCACGGAGGGAGGCGGCCCCCAGCGAGCAGCCCCACACAGGGCTGTCACCAGCTGTCCCCGAGGGCAGCCCTCGCCCCCCGACGACCCCAGCGCTGCCCAATGGAG AATCCTGCCCTCACTCCCCAGCAGTGCCTTCATCCCCACTGGCTCTCATCCTCTCCGAAGAGCCCCAGCCCCTCTCCACGGAGGCActggctccagctctgcagcagctggaccTTGCAGCACCCACCACGGCGCAG GCTCCTTTTGCCTTCCCTGCTGAACTGAGGCCTCTCCAAGTTTGCCAGGGACAAGCAGACAAGCTGCAGTGGCAGGATGCAAATGGGCACGGGGAGAGGAACGGCTCCCGAG ACATCTGCGCCTTCTGCCACAAAGCCGTGGGCCCACAGGAGCCAACGGTGGAGGCGATGCGGAAGCAGTACCACGCTGACTGCTTCACCTGCCGGACCTGCCAGCGACGCCTGGCCGGCCAGCGCTACTATCAGAGGGATGGCCGCCCCATCTGCGATGCCTGCTACCAG GCCACACTGGAGAAATGTGCCAAGTGCCAGGGGCTGATCACTGAGCGCATTGTGCGTGCCCTGGGCAAAGGCTTCCACCCCGGCTGCTTCGCCTGTGCTGCCTGCGGCCGGGCCATCGGTGCTGAGAGCTTTGCGGTGGACGAGCAGGGCAAGGTGTACTGCGTGGCTGACTTCTACAG GAAATTCGCCCCGGTGTGCGGTGCCTGCAAGTGCCCCATCATCCCTGATGAGGACACCTACAAGATCGAGTGCCTGGGACGGAGCTTCCACGAGAGCTGCTACCGCTGTGAG agctgtgggacgCCGCTGTCGCCGGAGCCGACGGAGGACGGGTGTTACCCGCTGGGCCACcacctgctctgcagagcctgcCACATCTGCCGGCGGAACGAGTCGTCCTGCTGA